The Halobacteriovoraceae bacterium genome includes a region encoding these proteins:
- a CDS encoding cbb3-type cytochrome c oxidase subunit I has protein sequence MKYQSQKIAYWFFALSMLLFSIQLLYGLVMAFAHMGYDVLHYWIPFNTARAVHTNCLVMWLLSGFMGAAYFIIPDECERELIAPKVALLQFVSLVVVGVTALIGFHFNWWEGRKFLEIPRQLDFLVVVNVLMFIYVIGGTIWKAKKYTTTSIVLFFGLLMAALLYLPGMLNTDSQTMDSFWRWWVVHLWVEGVWELIMGAILSYLLIKLTGVDREIAEKWLYVIVGFTFLSGILGTGHHYYYIGTPKYWLMVGGVFSALEPLAFLGMAIYALKIKSMGQRNHSNKMALSWSIGCAILSFVGAGFLGFAHTLPQVNLWTHGTLVTAMHGHLAFWGAYAMIVIAIITYALPQLTGRRLHDSKLGVFSFWSSNIGMILMTIAFGIAGVSQVYLERKSGLEFLQVQSEIEIHFFGLLLAATVFITGCICFIVNFVRHGIPRNELVGTSIYE, from the coding sequence ATGAAATATCAATCACAAAAAATAGCATATTGGTTTTTCGCTCTTAGCATGTTGCTTTTTAGTATCCAACTATTGTACGGACTTGTAATGGCCTTTGCTCATATGGGTTATGATGTTCTACACTACTGGATCCCGTTTAACACAGCAAGAGCTGTACATACAAACTGCCTCGTTATGTGGCTTTTATCTGGCTTTATGGGTGCAGCCTATTTCATCATCCCTGATGAATGTGAGAGAGAGCTTATAGCACCAAAAGTTGCTCTCCTACAATTTGTTTCACTTGTTGTTGTTGGAGTAACTGCTCTAATAGGTTTTCATTTTAATTGGTGGGAAGGAAGAAAATTTCTCGAAATTCCTAGACAGCTAGATTTCCTAGTTGTGGTTAATGTGCTTATGTTCATCTATGTAATTGGAGGGACAATTTGGAAGGCAAAAAAATATACAACTACATCTATTGTTCTCTTTTTTGGACTTTTGATGGCCGCATTGCTTTACCTTCCAGGAATGCTTAATACAGACTCTCAAACCATGGATTCTTTCTGGAGATGGTGGGTTGTTCACTTATGGGTTGAAGGTGTTTGGGAATTAATCATGGGAGCAATTCTTTCATACTTACTCATTAAACTTACCGGCGTGGATAGAGAAATTGCAGAGAAATGGCTTTATGTTATTGTTGGGTTTACATTTCTTTCAGGGATATTAGGTACTGGCCATCACTACTATTATATAGGGACTCCAAAATATTGGCTTATGGTCGGAGGTGTCTTCTCTGCTCTTGAACCACTTGCATTTTTAGGTATGGCGATTTATGCACTAAAAATTAAAAGTATGGGCCAGAGAAATCATTCAAATAAAATGGCACTATCTTGGTCTATAGGTTGTGCAATATTATCGTTTGTAGGAGCAGGATTCTTAGGTTTCGCTCATACATTACCACAAGTAAACCTATGGACACATGGAACTCTTGTAACAGCTATGCATGGACACCTTGCTTTTTGGGGAGCATATGCCATGATAGTGATTGCGATAATTACATATGCCCTTCCACAACTTACAGGAAGAAGATTACATGATTCTAAACTCGGTGTTTTTTCATTCTGGAGCTCAAACATAGGAATGATTCTTATGACTATCGCGTTTGGAATTGCAGGTGTTTCTCAAGTTTATTTAGAAAGAAAAAGCGGACTTGAGTTCTTGCAAGTACAAAGTGAGATAGAGATACATTTCTTTGGATTACTCCTTGCCGCGACAGTATTCATAACTGGATGTATATGCTTCATTGTAAACTTTGTTAGACATGGCATCCCTAGAAATGAATTAGTAGGTACAAGTATTTATGAATAA
- a CDS encoding CbbQ/NirQ/NorQ/GpvN family protein yields the protein MNNKIGEVYYRPISFEQEIFDHSKKNKLPLMLKGPTGCGKSRFIEYCANKNQNELITVSCNEDTSASDLIGRYILKNNEVEWIDGPVSKAVRNGAILYLDEITEAREDVTVLIHSLTDHRRTLFIDKTNEKLRAPENFQLVISYNPKYQRGYKQLKPSTAQRFVALNFDYPPKDIEIEIVANESSLDLSVVKKLVNFARHIRTLSEYNLAESASTRLIVNAAKMIHSGVSERRAVNVCIINPLSEDNDIISSLNDLANLKF from the coding sequence ATGAATAACAAAATAGGGGAAGTTTATTATAGGCCAATTAGTTTTGAGCAAGAAATTTTTGACCATTCTAAAAAAAATAAACTTCCTCTTATGCTTAAAGGTCCTACTGGTTGTGGAAAATCTCGCTTTATAGAGTATTGCGCAAATAAAAATCAAAATGAGCTGATCACAGTGTCCTGTAATGAGGACACTTCAGCTTCAGATCTCATTGGTAGGTATATTCTCAAGAATAATGAGGTGGAATGGATTGATGGCCCTGTCTCAAAGGCCGTTAGAAATGGGGCAATCCTCTATCTTGATGAAATCACAGAGGCCAGAGAAGATGTTACTGTACTTATTCACTCCCTTACTGATCATAGAAGAACTCTATTTATTGATAAAACTAATGAAAAGTTGAGGGCCCCTGAGAATTTTCAACTTGTGATTAGCTATAACCCCAAATATCAAAGAGGTTACAAACAACTGAAGCCATCTACGGCCCAGAGATTTGTTGCACTCAATTTTGATTATCCACCAAAGGATATTGAAATAGAAATCGTAGCAAACGAATCTTCTTTAGATCTTTCTGTTGTTAAAAAACTTGTTAATTTTGCTAGGCATATCAGAACATTATCCGAATACAATTTGGCAGAATCAGCGTCTACTAGATTAATAGTGAATGCTGCAAAAATGATTCATTCTGGAGTATCTGAAAGACGAGCAGTAAATGTTTGTATAATAAATCCCCTAAGCGAAGATAATGATATAATAAGCTCTTTAAACGATCTGGCAAACCTGAAATTTTAA
- a CDS encoding VWA domain-containing protein codes for MSLDELIFSFLNQKLKGLKKDPFRNNTPCLLEDVKHRLEMLASMLHQKKIMIIGTDVHTLSLIDCIFLPTKLNFHENEIDNFHHYKYLILTHYEACERKLFIKENEDYFLKQNELSDGISKLILKKYSNFSQWPFGIGRFPAPILPENKTSIFQANEAKESELDIQRYDKKEEVQINTSGRPDYKELEQDEVNPVLHNFEKVKTLDDFSGGNRDTDGNDEDVSQEALDELKLDSVTRSNTPTNTVVKSDAILENATIVTLDENSDQNYFTYPEWFYKEARYRERWCRVKEVKMEHNNSLPFNFDIKLYKKCEHRFYYLFNENKKFKKQLEGPEIDLDEVIRYQVERKVYLQDYPRIFTKDYKKSLDVAFLFLIDTSLSTDSYIENRKVLDMAQNVGSILLKVFKTIEDRVACYSFYSNTRNRCVVEELKGFNDSTEYGLKSIASLIPKGYTRIGAALRHSREILSNCKAKEKFLIVISDAKPTDYDQYEGEHGIRDVRKAVQELSKDGINGHVFSFCKSNLRTITKIFDKQNFTYVFDEEKLLECFFYFLENQL; via the coding sequence ATGAGTTTAGATGAATTAATCTTTAGTTTTCTAAATCAAAAGCTTAAAGGACTTAAAAAAGATCCTTTTAGAAACAACACTCCTTGCTTACTTGAAGATGTTAAACATAGACTTGAGATGTTGGCCTCCATGCTACATCAGAAAAAAATTATGATAATAGGTACGGATGTCCATACATTGTCTCTAATTGATTGTATATTTCTGCCAACAAAATTGAATTTCCATGAAAATGAAATCGACAATTTTCATCACTATAAATATCTCATACTTACTCATTACGAAGCATGTGAGAGAAAACTTTTTATTAAAGAAAATGAAGATTATTTCTTGAAACAAAATGAATTATCAGATGGTATAAGTAAGTTAATTCTAAAAAAGTACTCTAATTTTAGCCAATGGCCTTTTGGGATTGGTCGCTTCCCTGCACCTATATTACCAGAAAATAAAACATCAATATTTCAGGCAAATGAAGCAAAAGAGAGTGAACTCGACATTCAGAGATACGACAAAAAGGAAGAAGTCCAAATAAATACATCTGGAAGACCAGATTATAAAGAGCTAGAGCAAGACGAAGTAAATCCTGTTTTGCATAATTTTGAAAAAGTTAAAACCCTCGATGATTTTTCAGGAGGTAACCGAGATACAGATGGAAATGATGAAGATGTATCACAGGAAGCACTTGATGAGCTAAAACTTGATTCAGTGACTCGCTCAAACACTCCTACAAACACTGTTGTAAAATCTGATGCTATTTTAGAAAATGCAACGATTGTAACATTGGATGAAAATAGTGACCAAAATTATTTCACTTATCCTGAGTGGTTTTACAAAGAGGCCCGCTACAGAGAACGTTGGTGTAGAGTTAAGGAAGTGAAAATGGAGCACAATAACTCGCTCCCTTTCAATTTTGACATTAAGCTGTATAAAAAATGTGAGCATCGCTTTTATTATCTATTCAATGAGAATAAAAAATTTAAAAAACAGCTTGAAGGGCCAGAGATCGATTTAGACGAAGTCATTAGATATCAAGTAGAAAGAAAAGTTTATTTACAAGACTATCCTAGAATTTTCACCAAAGACTACAAAAAAAGTCTTGATGTTGCCTTTTTATTTTTAATAGATACAAGCTTGTCGACAGACTCTTATATAGAGAATAGAAAAGTTCTTGATATGGCACAAAATGTTGGATCTATTTTACTCAAAGTATTCAAAACAATTGAAGATAGAGTTGCGTGCTATTCATTTTACAGTAATACACGTAATCGTTGTGTTGTTGAAGAATTGAAAGGTTTTAATGACTCAACTGAATATGGACTAAAGTCAATTGCGAGCTTAATCCCAAAAGGGTACACAAGAATAGGTGCAGCTCTTAGACATAGTCGTGAAATCTTAAGTAATTGTAAGGCAAAAGAAAAATTTTTAATTGTAATAAGTGATGCGAAACCAACAGACTATGATCAATATGAAGGTGAGCATGGAATAAGAGATGTAAGGAAGGCCGTTCAAGAACTTAGTAAAGATGGAATAAATGGTCATGTTTTTTCTTTCTGTAAATCAAATTTAAGAACAATAACCAAAATCTTTGACAAGCAAAATTTCACATATGTATTCGACGAAGAAAAACTCTTAGAATGCTTTTTTTATTTTCTTGAAAATCAGCTTTAA
- a CDS encoding NnrS family protein: MSSVCKDPFRLCFPVALFFAFYACILWIGFALFDIGEYPGTRHAELFIGGFILFSILGFLETAIPRFTQTDFAKKRDIIMLVILTFLAVLSTIFNQEKVFWVANLLGHLQLFFFAFSRFRNRKSNPPYTFVFVGLGLVLGLIGSLIVTTSLFINLSWENASKLGKVLYYDGLPMALIFGVGGRLIPGILGHTQIVNKQRQIYERPISFLDTIPLSLYLMGILFIFGLSFDFFGKIVIAYIFKSIVIAFIGFKYWRVHEDPSESKWHGHIIRASCCFMMIATWTVVVFPDYALSIRHLIYISGYSLMTFLVAGRVVLAHSKQANMELEKRVFPYGVIGFIFILAALTRASAELVENSFIFHLGYAGLMFLIGLLIWTLVFAKKILEF, translated from the coding sequence ATGAGTTCAGTTTGTAAAGATCCTTTTCGTTTGTGTTTTCCTGTAGCACTTTTTTTTGCTTTTTATGCATGCATTCTATGGATTGGCTTTGCTCTTTTCGATATCGGGGAATATCCAGGGACAAGACATGCTGAGCTTTTCATCGGAGGATTTATATTGTTTTCTATTCTAGGCTTTCTAGAAACAGCAATTCCTAGATTTACCCAAACTGATTTTGCAAAAAAAAGAGATATAATAATGCTAGTGATTCTAACATTTTTAGCTGTATTAAGTACCATTTTTAATCAAGAAAAAGTGTTTTGGGTTGCAAACCTTCTTGGTCATTTACAGCTGTTTTTCTTTGCTTTTTCACGTTTTCGCAATAGAAAATCTAATCCTCCATACACTTTTGTCTTTGTAGGTCTGGGTCTAGTTCTTGGGCTTATAGGTTCTCTTATTGTAACGACTTCTTTGTTTATTAATCTATCATGGGAAAATGCGAGTAAACTAGGAAAGGTACTTTATTATGATGGGCTCCCAATGGCACTAATATTTGGTGTTGGAGGAAGGCTCATTCCAGGAATATTAGGACATACTCAAATTGTAAATAAACAAAGGCAAATCTATGAAAGACCTATTTCTTTTTTAGATACGATACCGTTATCTCTATATTTAATGGGTATACTCTTCATATTTGGTCTGAGTTTTGATTTTTTTGGTAAGATTGTTATTGCTTATATTTTTAAATCAATCGTCATTGCATTCATCGGATTTAAATACTGGAGAGTTCATGAAGATCCAAGTGAGTCAAAATGGCACGGTCATATTATTAGAGCATCTTGTTGTTTTATGATGATTGCAACTTGGACAGTCGTTGTTTTTCCTGACTATGCTCTTAGTATTAGACACCTTATTTATATTTCAGGATATTCACTTATGACTTTTCTTGTGGCCGGAAGAGTGGTCCTGGCCCATAGTAAACAAGCGAATATGGAACTTGAAAAAAGAGTTTTTCCTTATGGAGTGATTGGGTTTATCTTCATTCTCGCAGCACTAACTAGGGCCAGTGCTGAGCTTGTAGAGAATTCATTTATCTTTCATCTAGGATATGCAGGGTTAATGTTTCTAATTGGGTTGTTAATTTGGACATTAGTATTCGCCAAGAAGATATTAGAATTTTAA
- a CDS encoding M23 family metallopeptidase gives MDKYLTVMVIPEREKGVKTFRIPRVIFHSFVFIAVISVIMLGILGYDYWKILREVYENKHLTIENRQLKDQIQLFQRKINTLTDDLERIHTFEKKLRIITGLDEMDLSRPLMDDQRPPSHNHSGEGGVDSEIPKDEGHSYNPKPKKNDVLGNPLEKLNAFETQAEYKTLVNIYEQKIASAFGLQTSYAYTKKWSTLTNQSFLLAKDFALFDFQFNELKSVFKDLEVQVHELDQFLLDRDSFLKSMPTLLPSNGWITSYYGPRKNPISGRLKMHEGLDVGAKTGTPIIAPADGIVTYSGRKPGFGNVVELDHGYGLETIYAHANSVKVKKGQRIQRGVIVATVGNTGYSTGPHLHYEVRVNGTTVDPLYFILD, from the coding sequence GTGGATAAATATTTAACAGTAATGGTAATCCCTGAAAGGGAGAAAGGCGTAAAAACTTTTAGAATTCCACGGGTGATATTTCACTCGTTTGTTTTTATTGCAGTAATTTCTGTAATAATGCTTGGTATTCTAGGTTATGACTATTGGAAAATTTTACGCGAAGTTTACGAAAATAAACATCTAACAATAGAAAACCGCCAACTAAAAGATCAGATTCAACTCTTTCAAAGAAAAATAAATACACTCACTGATGACTTAGAAAGAATTCATACTTTTGAAAAAAAATTGAGAATTATTACAGGCCTAGATGAAATGGATCTATCTAGACCTTTGATGGATGATCAAAGACCACCATCACATAATCATTCAGGTGAAGGAGGAGTTGATAGTGAGATCCCAAAAGATGAGGGACACTCATATAATCCAAAACCCAAAAAAAATGATGTCCTAGGGAATCCATTAGAAAAGTTAAATGCCTTTGAAACGCAGGCAGAATATAAGACTTTAGTAAATATATATGAACAAAAAATTGCTTCCGCTTTTGGATTACAAACTTCTTACGCATATACAAAAAAATGGTCAACACTCACAAATCAAAGTTTCTTGCTTGCGAAAGATTTTGCACTCTTTGACTTCCAGTTCAATGAATTAAAATCTGTCTTTAAGGATTTGGAAGTTCAAGTTCATGAGCTAGATCAATTTTTATTAGATAGAGATTCTTTTTTGAAATCTATGCCTACCCTACTACCTTCTAATGGCTGGATCACATCATATTATGGCCCTCGTAAAAACCCCATTTCAGGACGTTTAAAAATGCACGAAGGTTTGGATGTTGGAGCTAAAACAGGAACTCCTATTATAGCTCCTGCCGATGGAATTGTAACCTATTCAGGTAGAAAACCTGGTTTTGGAAATGTTGTCGAGCTGGATCATGGCTACGGACTTGAAACTATATATGCACATGCTAATTCAGTAAAAGTTAAAAAAGGTCAACGCATACAACGCGGTGTAATTGTGGCCACGGTAGGAAACACTGGTTATTCTACAGGCCCTCACTTGCACTATGAAGTTCGTGTCAATGGTACAACTGTCGATCCATTATATTTTATTTTAGATTAA
- the secA gene encoding preprotein translocase subunit SecA, producing MLHIIKKVIGTKNDRDLKTMKPLVVKVNELEEMMRKMSDEELQAQTPKLKKLLQDGQTLDSILPEAFATVREASKRVLGMRHFDVQIMGGIVLYENKIAEMKTGEGKTLTATLPLYLHGISGKGAHLVTVNDYLATRDAEEMGVLYNWLGLTVGAIVNDMSDEQRQVAYKSDITYGTNNEFAFDYLRDNMKFTLEDYVQRGHNYCIVDEVDSILVDEARTPLLISGPSEGSSELYHVANRIIPKLEIEVHFKVDEKARNITLTDEGVVKIQDLLKLDNLYSIQNTELLHHLNQSLKAWHLFKIDVDYVVRDGKVIIVDEFTGRLKEGSRWSDGLHQSVEAKENVDIKSENQTLASITFQNYFKLYGGLSGMTGTAETEAEEFRKIYNLDVVVIPTNLPITRIDEADVIYKNKKAKYKAICHKIKDLHEKGQPVLVGTISIDSSEIIARELNKWAIPHEVLNAKQHEREAQIVAKAGQKGSVTIATNMAGRGTDIKLTEETKSLGGLCILGTERHESRRIDNQLRGRSGRQGDPGLSKFYLSLEDDLMRVFGSDRIYKVMDTLGMEEDEPIEHKMITNAIAKAQKKVEGHNFEMRKHLLEYDNVMNEQRRVIYRIRREILGDEDNWGIVQEMTEDVAEMLVENYRPERKVPIESWDWNALRENFRSTFFTEMEISPEECNQKFNSEITDYISTKAKEILEEKFSKYEAEQIKIALREILLSVFDHQWKDHLLGMDHIKEGINLKAYAQKDPLTEYKRASYQAFEDMRIRIKENIIQNMFSVQLYTREEIEQIKEMRRKQQEELDAQLEAHKRAQKLNETGQNAPVKRTSKKVGRNDSCPCGSGKKFKHCHGK from the coding sequence ATGTTACACATTATTAAAAAAGTTATCGGAACAAAAAACGACAGAGATTTGAAGACCATGAAACCTTTGGTTGTAAAGGTTAATGAACTTGAAGAAATGATGCGAAAAATGAGTGATGAAGAACTTCAAGCTCAAACTCCTAAGCTTAAAAAATTATTACAAGATGGGCAAACTCTGGACAGTATACTTCCGGAAGCGTTTGCAACAGTTAGAGAGGCCTCAAAAAGAGTTTTGGGTATGCGACACTTTGATGTCCAAATTATGGGAGGAATTGTCCTCTATGAGAACAAAATAGCTGAAATGAAAACTGGAGAGGGAAAAACTCTAACGGCCACTCTCCCGTTATATTTACATGGTATTAGTGGAAAAGGTGCTCATCTTGTAACCGTCAATGATTATCTAGCAACTCGTGATGCTGAGGAAATGGGTGTTCTTTACAATTGGCTTGGACTAACAGTAGGAGCGATTGTCAATGATATGAGTGATGAACAAAGACAGGTGGCCTACAAGTCAGACATTACTTATGGAACAAATAATGAATTTGCTTTTGATTATTTGAGAGACAATATGAAATTCACGTTGGAAGATTATGTTCAAAGAGGACATAATTATTGCATCGTAGATGAGGTTGACTCAATTCTTGTTGATGAAGCGAGAACGCCTTTATTGATTTCAGGCCCAAGTGAAGGAAGCTCTGAGCTATATCATGTGGCCAACAGGATTATTCCAAAACTAGAAATTGAGGTTCATTTTAAAGTTGATGAAAAAGCGAGAAATATCACTCTGACCGATGAAGGTGTTGTGAAGATTCAAGACTTGTTAAAGCTAGACAATCTTTACAGTATTCAAAACACAGAGCTTTTACATCATCTAAACCAATCTTTAAAGGCCTGGCATTTATTTAAGATAGACGTTGATTATGTGGTTCGGGATGGCAAGGTCATTATCGTTGATGAATTCACCGGTCGTTTAAAAGAAGGATCTCGCTGGAGTGATGGGCTTCATCAATCAGTTGAGGCAAAAGAAAATGTAGATATTAAGTCTGAGAATCAAACCTTGGCATCTATTACATTTCAGAACTATTTTAAGTTATACGGTGGACTCTCAGGTATGACAGGAACTGCCGAAACAGAAGCTGAGGAATTTAGAAAAATATATAATTTGGATGTAGTTGTAATACCTACAAATTTACCAATAACAAGAATTGATGAAGCTGATGTTATTTATAAGAATAAAAAAGCAAAATATAAGGCCATTTGCCATAAGATCAAAGATCTTCACGAAAAGGGTCAGCCTGTTCTTGTGGGTACAATCTCTATTGATAGTTCTGAAATCATAGCGAGAGAATTGAACAAATGGGCCATTCCTCATGAAGTATTAAATGCCAAACAACATGAAAGAGAGGCCCAGATCGTGGCCAAGGCCGGACAAAAAGGTTCGGTTACCATTGCTACAAATATGGCCGGACGTGGGACAGATATAAAACTCACAGAGGAAACAAAATCCCTTGGAGGGTTGTGTATATTAGGAACAGAAAGGCATGAATCAAGAAGAATTGATAATCAATTAAGAGGTCGTTCAGGAAGACAAGGTGATCCTGGTCTATCAAAGTTTTATTTATCACTTGAAGATGATCTTATGAGGGTATTTGGGAGTGATAGAATTTATAAAGTTATGGACACTTTAGGAATGGAAGAGGATGAGCCTATTGAACATAAAATGATTACAAATGCGATAGCAAAAGCGCAGAAAAAAGTTGAAGGTCATAATTTTGAAATGCGTAAACATCTCTTGGAATACGATAATGTGATGAATGAGCAGAGGCGTGTTATTTACCGAATTCGTCGTGAAATCTTGGGGGATGAGGATAACTGGGGAATAGTGCAAGAGATGACAGAAGATGTCGCAGAAATGCTTGTCGAAAATTACAGGCCTGAGAGAAAAGTACCTATTGAGTCTTGGGATTGGAATGCACTTAGAGAGAATTTCAGGTCAACATTTTTTACGGAAATGGAAATTTCCCCAGAAGAGTGTAACCAGAAATTCAATAGTGAGATTACTGATTATATTTCCACTAAAGCAAAGGAGATTCTTGAAGAAAAATTTTCGAAATACGAAGCAGAACAAATTAAAATTGCGCTTAGGGAGATCCTCCTTTCTGTTTTTGATCATCAATGGAAAGATCATCTTTTAGGAATGGATCATATTAAAGAGGGAATCAATTTAAAAGCTTATGCACAGAAAGATCCGCTCACTGAATACAAGCGTGCTTCGTATCAAGCATTTGAGGACATGAGGATTAGAATAAAAGAAAATATTATCCAAAATATGTTTTCAGTTCAACTTTACACAAGGGAAGAGATTGAGCAAATCAAGGAAATGCGCAGAAAACAACAAGAAGAACTCGATGCACAACTAGAGGCCCATAAAAGAGCACAGAAGTTAAATGAAACCGGGCAAAACGCTCCAGTAAAGCGAACAAGTAAAAAAGTTGGCAGAAACGATTCTTGTCCCTGTGGTTCAGGCAAGAAGTTTAAACACTGTCATGGTAAATAA
- a CDS encoding glycerol-3-phosphate dehydrogenase/oxidase, which produces MQNRFSEIDNYYDVLIVGGGITGAGLLRDLSMHNMNCLLIDKFDFSSQTSQSSSKMLHGGIRYLENFDFKLVWEALHEKNLWLKLTPHLTEERPFYFPVYNNSKRPFWMLRIGFFLYDLLSGFKNSPHRILNPNEAINEVPGLKFDGLSGCGVYYDAVMDDAQLTLAVIFDALTHKNCQARNYTELFKVEVGEDFLNTCTIRDTLEGQEKTITCKYIIYALGPFTDIVLRKLYNSKTYHWPSKILPSGGTHIWIQDTSLEIENPMLLQTKDNRVVFVVPQKGKILVGTTERKIHGDFFNLKATDEEVEYLLKTVNEYFPNANLNRSDVLSSFAGVRPLVIDDSSATLGKTAREHKVFQINKNTFVIAGGKYTTFRVMAQGITRAIVNSVGGRYNSRLTESPLHRTCLYNSFSGHEITQELVFKIVEEEKVRTFEDLVYRRLSIPSKEHWPLFENFDDFFLRLLPELEKKILITKEDILNYTHY; this is translated from the coding sequence ATGCAAAATAGATTTTCTGAAATTGATAATTATTACGATGTACTCATTGTAGGTGGTGGAATCACAGGAGCTGGTCTTTTGAGAGATCTCTCCATGCATAATATGAATTGCCTTTTGATTGATAAATTTGATTTTTCTTCTCAAACATCCCAAAGTAGTTCGAAGATGTTGCATGGTGGAATTCGATATTTAGAAAATTTTGATTTTAAGTTGGTTTGGGAGGCACTACATGAAAAAAATTTGTGGCTAAAACTAACCCCTCATCTGACAGAGGAGCGCCCTTTTTATTTTCCAGTTTATAATAATTCAAAACGTCCGTTTTGGATGTTAAGAATAGGCTTTTTCTTATATGACCTTTTAAGTGGTTTTAAAAATTCCCCACATAGAATTTTAAATCCAAATGAGGCAATAAATGAAGTGCCTGGCCTAAAGTTTGATGGATTAAGTGGTTGTGGAGTTTACTATGACGCTGTTATGGATGATGCTCAACTCACTTTGGCCGTTATATTTGATGCACTAACTCACAAAAATTGTCAGGCAAGAAACTACACTGAACTATTCAAAGTAGAAGTAGGAGAAGATTTTCTCAATACATGTACGATTCGTGATACTTTAGAGGGCCAAGAAAAAACGATTACTTGTAAATATATCATTTATGCATTAGGCCCTTTCACGGATATTGTTCTTAGAAAACTGTACAATTCTAAAACCTATCATTGGCCCTCAAAGATTCTTCCATCAGGTGGAACTCACATCTGGATCCAAGACACTTCTCTTGAAATTGAAAATCCTATGTTGCTCCAAACCAAAGATAATAGGGTTGTTTTTGTCGTCCCACAAAAAGGAAAAATTTTAGTTGGAACAACAGAAAGAAAAATTCATGGGGATTTCTTTAATCTTAAGGCCACTGATGAAGAGGTCGAATATTTGCTAAAAACAGTAAATGAATATTTTCCAAATGCGAATTTGAACCGCTCTGATGTTCTTTCATCATTTGCGGGCGTACGTCCATTGGTCATAGATGATTCGAGTGCAACACTTGGAAAGACCGCCAGAGAACATAAGGTCTTTCAGATTAATAAAAACACATTTGTGATTGCAGGTGGAAAATACACAACCTTCAGAGTAATGGCCCAAGGAATAACCAGAGCAATTGTTAATTCAGTAGGTGGAAGGTATAATTCTCGATTGACGGAATCCCCATTACACAGGACATGTTTATACAATTCGTTCTCTGGCCATGAAATAACCCAGGAGCTTGTATTTAAAATCGTAGAAGAGGAAAAAGTAAGAACTTTTGAAGACTTAGTTTATAGAAGACTCTCAATTCCCAGTAAAGAACACTGGCCATTATTTGAAAATTTTGATGATTTTTTCTTACGACTTCTACCTGAGTTGGAAAAAAAGATACTCATCACCAAAGAAGATATTCTTAACTACACTCATTATTAG
- the tsaE gene encoding tRNA (adenosine(37)-N6)-threonylcarbamoyltransferase complex ATPase subunit type 1 TsaE, whose protein sequence is MSIIRTWKKVDREDILLVAKEVGEHVDTPCVLFLEGDVGAGKTTFTKIFVAGKDVEVTSPTYSVINDYNEILHADFYRLESPEDIIHLELPLYLENKKYFIVEWGKKFVNHLSRELDFEFKFYQLSIEIQDNNTRNYTLEKLD, encoded by the coding sequence ATGAGCATCATTAGAACATGGAAAAAAGTTGATAGAGAAGACATTTTATTAGTGGCCAAGGAGGTTGGCGAGCATGTTGACACTCCTTGTGTGCTTTTTCTTGAAGGAGATGTAGGCGCCGGTAAAACTACATTTACTAAGATTTTTGTTGCCGGCAAAGATGTTGAAGTGACCTCTCCAACATATTCAGTGATAAATGATTATAATGAAATCTTACATGCTGATTTTTACCGTCTTGAATCACCTGAAGATATCATTCATCTAGAACTTCCACTTTATTTAGAAAATAAAAAATACTTTATCGTGGAGTGGGGAAAAAAATTTGTAAATCATCTTTCTCGTGAGTTGGATTTTGAATTCAAATTTTATCAACTCTCTATTGAAATCCAAGATAATAATACGAGAAACTATACTCTTGAAAAATTAGATTAA